One Drosophila kikkawai strain 14028-0561.14 chromosome 3L, DkikHiC1v2, whole genome shotgun sequence genomic window carries:
- the MESR6 gene encoding UPF0489 protein C5orf22 homolog, which produces MESDTLDKESAAAALKKLTQSESPESSMTPAVDEKAEEEEEEEEEEEAPPTKRQKTVEEKESAEGDDSEESEDLDDEEIPQLIPHRGMPLGSVQSTPSSPRKFQRIPVFIVDYHNDVLEFIYRCLGTRHLPLENNILVHFDSHPDLVIPRHIAASAAFDKDTMLNELSIENWIMPTLYAGHFNRIVWLKNSWCQQLPTGRHQFKVGHKEDRIGVDCPLDYFIADGNYCTTDDLQEAKSVELQVHDADNENLDPKEFLALEDAPGFVLDIDLDFFSTSNPFLEIYKDADCYNQLKEIFHFESVEKIKSSGTATIADYMATADRRQTQLDALKQIFWHLEEERTFEGLEKPDEKVITPEIYAKIVSLAEQLQEKYPDDEIDWHLIFDSGSTTDNNGLPHHISTAEELESYFGNFKKFIERLPVPPVAITMAHSAQDDYCPQDQVAFIEERVLRLLKEVFGEKLHDKAILHYMDDPWDVMKL; this is translated from the exons ATGGAGTCGGATACCCTGGACAAGGAGAGTGCGGCGGCGGCTTTGAAAAAGCTAACCCAAAGTGAAAGTCCCGAGAGTTCGATGACACCGGCGGTGGACGagaaggcggaggaggaggaggaggaggaggaggaagaagaGGCGCCGCCAACAAAGAGACAAAAGACTGTGGAGGAAAAAGAGAGTGCTGAGGGGGATGACAGCGAGGAGAGCGAAGATTTGGATGATGAGGAGATTCCCCAACTGATACCCCACCGGGGAATGCCCTTAGGCTCGGTGCAGAGCACCCCAAGTAGTCCAAGGAAATTCCAACGCATTCCCGTCTTCATTGTTGACTATCACAACGATGTCCTGGAGTTTATCTACCGCTGCCTGGGCACGCGACATCTTCCTTTAGAGAATAATATTCTGGTGCACTTTGATTCGCATCCGGATTTGGTTATCCCTCGTCATATAGCCGCCAGTGCGGCTTTTGACAAGGACACAATGCTCAATGAACTGAGCATTGAGAATTGGATTATGCCCACTCTGTATGCAG GTCACTTTAATCGCATCGTTTGGCTTAAGAACTCCTGGTGCCAACAGCTGCCCACTGGCCGGCATCAGTTCAAAGTGGGTCACAAGGAGGATCGCATTGGCGTCGATTGTCCTTTGGATTACTTTATAGCCGATGGCAACTATTGCACCACCGATGATCTCCAGGAAGCCAAAAGTGTGGAGCTACAAGTACACGATGCCGACAACGAGAATCTCGATCCTAAGGAATTCTTAGCTTTAGAAGATGCCCCAGGATTTGTGCTCGATATAGACTTGGACTTCTTTAGCACTTCCAATCCGTTTTTGGAAATCTACAAAGATGCCGATTGCTACAATCAGCTGAAGGAAATCTTTCATTTCGAAAGCGTGGAGAAGATCAAAAGTTCAGGCACCGCCACTATAGCAGATTACATGGCCACCGCAGACCGCAGGCAGACCCAGTTGGATGCCTTGAAGCAAATCTTCTGGCATTTGGAGGAGGAACGTACATTTGAGGGTCTGGAAAAGCCCGATGAGAAGGTCATAACTCCGGAGATATATGCCAAGATTGTTAGCCTTGCCGAGCAGCTGCAGGAAAAGTATCCCGATGATGAGATTGACTGGCATTTGATCTTCGATTCGGGTAGCACCACCGACAATAACGGTTTACCGCATCACATTAGCACCGCTGAGGAACTTGAATCGTATTTTGGtaatttcaagaaatttattgaacGTCTGCCAGTGCCACCGGTGGCCATAACAATGGCCCATTCGGCCCAAGATGATTATTGTCCACAGGATCAGGTGGCGTTTATAGAGGAGCGCGTTTTACGGTTGCTTAAAGAGGTTTTTGGGGAGAAACTTCATGATAAAGCTATATTACATTATATGGACGATCCCTGGGACGTGATGAAGCTATAA